The window CGGGGACGAACCGATGACAGCCTGGTGAAGTGCGATGCGCACACGCCCCTGCGTGCGATACGTTTCCGCCTCCACATCGCCGCTGAGAGGGAGCGCGAAGATGCTAACCAGTGGGCAGGTAGTCGCGTTCATCCTGTTCGACATCGCGGTCATCCTGATCGCCGCCCGGTTGTGCGGCCTCGCCGCCAAGAAGGTCGGGCAACCGGCGGTCGTGGGCGAGATCATCGCCGGTGTCCTCCTCGGGCCGAGCCTGCTCGGCCCGACGTTGTTCGGGCTCGACTCGCCACCCGAGTTCCTGGCGTGCGGGGTGTCGTTGACCAACGCGGCAGGTGCGGCCATCGAGCCGGCCTCGATCACGAGCTGCCTGTTCCCGCCGCAGGCCCGGGCGGTCCTCAACGGGATCGGCCAGCTGGCCCTGCTGCTGTTCATGTTCCTCGTGGGACTCGAGCTGGACTTCCGGCTGCTGAAGGGCAAGGCGGCCCAGATCGCCACGGTCGCCGTCGGGGTGGTTGCCATCCCGATCGTCGTCGGCTTCCTGATCAGCCCGATCCTGTACAACGAGACCTTCGTCTTCGACGTCGACACGGTCTCGAGCACCGGCTTCGCCCTCTTCATCGGCGCGTTCATCTCCATCACGGCGCTGCCGGTCATGGCACGGATCCTGCAGGAGAAGGGCCTGTCGGCCAGCCCCCTGGCGGCGGTCGGGGTTGCCGCTGCTGCCGTGGTCACCGTGCTGATGTTCATGCTCGTGGCCGTCGCCGCGGGGGTCTCGGCCGGCACGTCGACCGGCACGCTGGGCACGAAGCTCGGCCTGGCCGTGCTGTACCTCGTCCTGATGATGGTCGTCGTCCGGCCCCTGCTGGAGCGCTACGTCGGCGAGCCCTACGAGGCGCGCGCCCAGAAGATCGGCCTGATCAACGCCAAGAAGACGTGGTCGGGCGTGGACGAGTTCGCGCCGGCAGGTGCCGGTGAAGCCCTCTCCCACGGCATGTTCGCCTGGATCCTCATCCTCGTGTTCACGTCCGGGTGGGTCGCCCACATCCTCGGGATCAACGTCATCGTGGGCGGCTTCATGGCCGGGCTGGTCCTGCCGGTCCGCCAGGGACTGATCCGCGACATGACGGTGGAGCTGTTCGACACCGTCGCGGTCATCCTGCTGCCGATCTTCCTGGCCTTCGCCGGGCTCAACGCCGACTTCACGAAGCTCAGCGTCGACGCCATCCCCGGGCTGCTGGTGTTCGTGCTTGCCTGCATCGTGGCGAAGTGGGGCGGTGCGGCGGCCCTCGGCAAGGTGGCGGGGCTGTCGGGCCGGGACAGCAACCTCCTCGGGATCCTCATGAACTGCAGGGGCCTCCTGCCGCTCGTGGTGGGCCTGGTCGGCCTGCAGGGACAGGTGATCAGCCCGGTCATGAACGTGGCCGCGGTCACCATGGCCCTGATCACCACCGCGATGACCGGTCCGCTGTTCGACCGCTTCAACCGCGTGCCGTCCGAGGAGGTCGCGGTCTGACATGACGACCCCCTCGCTCGGTTTCGTCACCGGTTTGTCCGTCCCGGGACCCCACCCGCGTTCTATGTTTCGACAGGTCTCCCTCGAGGGGCGACACAACGGCTGGAGAGAGGCACCTTCCCATGGTCGACGGTAGCGAGACGATCACGTTCAACCCACAGAGCGGCCAGCCCGTCCAGGGCGGCGGCGCAGGCGGCGGTGACCTGACCGACCAGATGATCGCCACCGACTGGTGGACCGATCAGATGCTGGCCGACGCGGGCATCCCGATCTACGACGTGCCGTTCGTCACCGTCGGTGGCGGGATCGGGTCGTTCGTGATGGCGGACTACCTGCGCATCGCCGGTGTCCCGCTGGAGAACATCAAGGTCCTCACCAACATCGACCGGCCGTACCAGACCTACCAGTTCCTCTGCAAGAACTCCCAGATCCCGTCGCAGGAGCGGCTGCGGTCGGACTCCGCGGCCACGCCCGACAACATCTGGGGGTTCCCCGGATACGCCATCCGCGAGGGCTGGAAGGACAAGAACCTGCGGCCGTGGATCAACGTCTTCACCGAACCGGTGATCGATGACTTCTACACCCCGCGTGCCGGTGACGTGTTCTCCTCCATGGACCGCGAGGCCGCACGGATCCGCTGGCAGGGCATGCTCGCCAAGGGCCAGGTCCGCATGGTCCGCCGCCGGCAGGAGGGCGGCTACTTCACCATCCTCACCCCGCCGACGGGCACCACCCGCACCAAGCGCATCGCCTACCGCAGTCACTTCGTGCACCTCTCTGTCGGCTACCCCGGCCTGCGGTACCTGCGCGACCTGCAGGCGTACCGCGAGACCTACGAGGACTACCGGACCGTCGTCAACGCCTACGAGCCGCACGAACACGTCTACGAGGACCTCAAGCGTCGACCCGGCGTCGTCATGATCCGTGGTGCCGGCATCGTCGCCAGCCGCATCCTCCAGCGCTTGGTCGACGACCGCGACTACCACGGTGCGCAGACGACGATCATGCACCTGTTCCGCACCTACCGGACCCAGCCGAAGATCGACAAGAAGTGGGGCGGCGGCAAGCAGGAGGTCCGCCACGGGTGGGCCTACCAGGGCTTCAACGTCACCAAGGCCTCGTGGGGCGGCCAGCACCGCTTCAAGCTGCTGGAGCTGGAGGGGCAGGAGCGCAAGGACTTCATCGACTACATCGGTGGCGGCGCCCACACGCCCCGTCGCAAGGACTGGCGCGAGCAGATCGACCGGGGCCTGCAGCAGGGCTTCTATCGCCAGCACGTCGGCACCGTCGACAAGGTCGTGCCCGGCCCCGACGGCGAGTCGGTGGTCTCCACGGTCAAGGGGCAGGACGGGTCGGTCACCGACATCGCGGTGCGCTACATCATCGACTGCACCGGCCTTGTCGGGTCGCCCCGTGACCACCGCGTCCTGGCCGACCTGCTCGACCACGGCGGCGCCGGGGAGAACGTGATCGGCCGGCTGGACTGCGAGCCGAACTTCGAGATCAGGGGCACCCGGTCGGGCGCCGGGAAGATGTACGCCGGTGGGGCGTCCACCGCCGGTTCCTACTACGGCGGCGTCGACTCCTTCCTCGGGTTGCAGTACACCGCCCAGCAGATCTACCTGGACCTCCAGAAGCAGGGCTTCTGCTCGAGGATCGGTCCGGGACGCAGCTTCTCGCAATGGCTCAAGTGGGCCCGGAACAAGACCATCTAGGAGGGGGACGACCATGACTCCGACCATCAGCGGCCGCATCCAGAGCAAGCTGTTCCTGCTGCTCGTCATCGGCCCGATCTGGAACGCGTTCCTGGTGCTGTTCTTCGACGGCGGCTGGCTGGACAACTGGTGGGCCACCATCCAGGTCCTGCTGTGGACCGCCGGCCTCGGCATCCTCTGGGAGCTGCTGTGGCACGCACTGCAGCAGACCCGCTGGGAGAAGGACTGGCCCATCATGTTCGGGTTGCTGCAGTTCATCCCCGAGGGGGTGCTCGTGTTCTTCGTCGTGTCCTCCAGCTTTCTCGGCCTGATCGCCGGCAGCGGCATGGGGGGCGGTGACAGCGGCGTGGGTACCGGGCCGTTCCTCTGGTCGTTCATCACGACCGTCCTGGTCACGTGGACCTGGATCAACGGGCCGCACAGGATCTTCTTCATCAGGTGGCGCTTCGAGGGTGGCCGCTTTGTGTAGGGTCGCGGCCATCGTCCGGACCGCCGCGGCGCGTTCGGGCACGACGTCGAGGGAGCAGTGATGAGTCTTATCGCCGGATATCAGACGATGGAGGCGCTGGGCGGGGGCAGCCATGGCCAGGTCCACAAGGCGATGCCACCAGAACGCCTCGGGCTGGGCGGTGCCGAACCCGTGGCGCTCAAGGTCTTCGACCGTGCCACCGACCACGCCGAGTTCGAGCGCGTGGTCGAGGAGGTCAAGGTCTACGCCGCCGCCGCGTCGGGATGCGAGCAGCTCGCACCCATGTACGACGTCGGCCGTCACGGCGAACGCCTGTACCTCGCCATGGCCTTCTACCCGATGGGATCCCTCGCCAGCCGCCGCGGTGAGATGAACCCCATCGACGTCGTGAAGGTCATGGCCGACGCCGCCCGCGGCGCCCACGCCCTCCACGAGGCCGGGATGGTCCACCGCGAGATCAAGCCTGCCAACGTCTTCCTCACCGGACAGAGCACCGGCGTGCTGGCCGACCTCGGCCTGGCCCACGTGGTCTCGCCGGGGCAGACCGTGACCGGACTCGGCGTGTCCTCGCTGGCCACCATGGAGCCGGGGCTGGTCCGGGGCGAGACCTCGGCACGTGCATCCGACATCTGGTCGCTCGGTGCCACGCTGCACTGGGGGCTGACCGGACACGGCGTGTTCGCCAACCTGCCCGAGTCCAACCTGATCGCCGCGCTGCGGCACATCATGACGGCCACCCCCGACGTGCAGGGCGACGGCCTGCCCGAACCGGTGCAGGCGATACTCCGACGTTGCCTGGCCGCCGACCGGATGGAGCGGTACGGCACCGCCCAGGAACTGGCGGATGACCTCGACGAGGTGGAAGGACTGGTCAACGCATGAGCGACGAAGGCGTGCACGTCATCATCCGGCAGGGCAACGGCATCGTGGCCCGCTACGGCGCGGGGGTCATGGCCATCCTCCCCGGGGGCAGCGACGGTGTGCAGCAGGACCTGCTGGACGCCATGCGCGAGGCCTGCGAGGGCCAGGACCTGCCGGGCCGCCAGATGGCCCGGCGGCTGGTCGGCATCCTCAGCCAGGCCGAGCCCGACGACGTCCCTCCCTTCGGTGCCTGTGCACCGAACGAACGAGGGTGGGCGGTCATCCTCCACCAGGGGGTTGCCCTCGAGGTCGACCAGGACGGCGGGCGCACGCGGCTGTCGGGGTTCGACGCCTCCACGTGGGTCGACCGGATCATCGACGGCAGCTTCGCCTCGATGACCCTGCTGCCCGACGGTGAGGAGGTCGGCGAGGTCGACAGCCGGTTCCGCTTCCAGGGTGGGCTGGTGCCCGGCAGCGGCGCCACGCTGCTGCTGGACGGGGCGGAGATGGCGCGGCCCACCGTCGGGGCCCGTGCGGACTCGCCGGACGCCCAGCCCGCGGCGCAGCCCGCAGCCCAAGCGGCACCGGCACCGGCTCCG of the Euzebya rosea genome contains:
- a CDS encoding cation:proton antiporter; the protein is MLTSGQVVAFILFDIAVILIAARLCGLAAKKVGQPAVVGEIIAGVLLGPSLLGPTLFGLDSPPEFLACGVSLTNAAGAAIEPASITSCLFPPQARAVLNGIGQLALLLFMFLVGLELDFRLLKGKAAQIATVAVGVVAIPIVVGFLISPILYNETFVFDVDTVSSTGFALFIGAFISITALPVMARILQEKGLSASPLAAVGVAAAAVVTVLMFMLVAVAAGVSAGTSTGTLGTKLGLAVLYLVLMMVVVRPLLERYVGEPYEARAQKIGLINAKKTWSGVDEFAPAGAGEALSHGMFAWILILVFTSGWVAHILGINVIVGGFMAGLVLPVRQGLIRDMTVELFDTVAVILLPIFLAFAGLNADFTKLSVDAIPGLLVFVLACIVAKWGGAAALGKVAGLSGRDSNLLGILMNCRGLLPLVVGLVGLQGQVISPVMNVAAVTMALITTAMTGPLFDRFNRVPSEEVAV
- a CDS encoding serine/threonine-protein kinase gives rise to the protein MSLIAGYQTMEALGGGSHGQVHKAMPPERLGLGGAEPVALKVFDRATDHAEFERVVEEVKVYAAAASGCEQLAPMYDVGRHGERLYLAMAFYPMGSLASRRGEMNPIDVVKVMADAARGAHALHEAGMVHREIKPANVFLTGQSTGVLADLGLAHVVSPGQTVTGLGVSSLATMEPGLVRGETSARASDIWSLGATLHWGLTGHGVFANLPESNLIAALRHIMTATPDVQGDGLPEPVQAILRRCLAADRMERYGTAQELADDLDEVEGLVNA